The proteins below are encoded in one region of Phaseolus vulgaris cultivar G19833 chromosome 1, P. vulgaris v2.0, whole genome shotgun sequence:
- the LOC137815733 gene encoding uncharacterized mitochondrial protein AtMg00810-like, with product MEICKEASTLMPSSCYMDADTAGKGVDQTKYRGLIDSLLYLTASRSDIVFAVCLCARYQANPKESHFKAAKRILKYLKGTLTLGLWCPSHSPIHLIGYSDSDFAGCKLDRKSTSGTCHLLGSSLISWHNKKQACVTLSTVEAEYIAAGSCCAQIMWLKQ from the coding sequence atggagatttgcaaagaagcaagcactcttATGCCATCAAGTtgctacatggatgcagatACTGCTGGAAAAGGagtagatcaaaccaaatacagagggtTGATTGACTCTTTGCTATATCTAACAGCAAGTAGATCGGACATtgtgtttgcggtgtgtctttgtgcaagatatcaagcaaatcctaaagagtcacacttcaaagctgcaaaaagaattctgaaatatctcaaaggaacattaACTCTTGGGTTATGGTgtccttctcactctcccattcatttaattggttattcagattctgactttgcaggatgcaagctagatagaaagagcacaagtggcacttgccaccttcttggttcAAGCCTTATCTCATGGCATaacaagaagcaagcatgtgtaaCTCTCTCTACTGTTGAGGCTgagtacatagctgctggaagctgttgtgcacagattaTGTGGCTCAAACAataa
- the LOC137815734 gene encoding uncharacterized mitochondrial protein AtMg00820-like — protein sequence MVQFAFLAYSEPVRLADAIQHPKWKEAMNEELMAIEKNNAWHLTDLPKGYKVIDVKWVYKIKVKANGEIDTYKARLVAKGFEQREGYDYEEIFSPVARMETVRLIIALAGQRQWKIHQMDVKQ from the coding sequence ATGGTTCAGTTTGCTTTTCTTGCATATTCAGAACCCGTGAGACTAGCAGAtgccattcaacaccccaaatggaaagaggctatgaatgaagaattgatggcgattgagaaaaacaatgcATGGCATCTCACTGATCTTCCAAAAGGATACAAAGTAATTGATGTGAAGTGGGTGTACAAGATTAAAGTGAAAGCAAATGGTGAGATTGATAcatacaaggcaaggttggtggcAAAGGGATTCGAGCAAAGAGAAGGCTATGATTACGAAGAAATATTTTCTCCCGTAGCTCGAATGGAAACAGTGAGATTAATCATTGCTTTAGCTGGACAAAGGCAATGGAAAATTCACCAAATGGACGTGAAACAGTGA